GGCAAGCGGGAGCCATATTTTGCAGATTGTTTCCTGTTCTGCATTCCAGCCTATCCCTAATTTAGCTGTATATGCTGCCAGCAAGGCTTTCCTGCTGTCGTATAGCCGGTCGATTAGTGTGGAACTTAAGGACTTGGGGATAATGGTCACAGCAGTATGCCCCTTCTGGATCAAGGATACGGAATTTGTGGCTAAGGCCAGGGAAACAGACAAGCGTGGTGCCTACTTTGACATGCCTGGCGCTACAACTGTGGACAGGGTAGTGCAGAAGTCTCTGCTGGCAGCCAGTAGAGGCAAGGTGGTATGTACACCTGACCCGGTGAGCAGTTTGCATCGTATCGTGGCATCCTTGTTGCCGCATGGGTTGCTGGCCAGGATTTGCAAGTAGTTGTGCAATTATATTCAGAGGAGAATTTGACTATGAGCCGGGATGAAGTAAAGCGCTTGCAGGACATCGTCCGCAAGCTCCAATCAGATGAGGGGTGCCCATGGGATAAGGTTCAGACCCATGAAAGCATAAAGGCCGGTTGTATCGAGGAAGCCTGTGAAGTGTTGGCAGGTATCAATATCCTTGCGGAAACAGGGAAGGCAGAAAACCTGAAGGAAGAGCTGGGGGATCTGTTGCTCCAAGTGATTTTCCATGCCAATCTGGCCGAAAAAGAAGGGCTGTTTGATTTGCAAGATGTGGCTCGCGCTGTCAATGAAAAGATGATCAGGCGGCACCCGCATGTTTTCCATGAACCAATAGTGGATAAGGATGGTCAGCCTGTTACCGATTGGACTGAAATCAAGAGGATGGAAAAGGCGGGGCGTGAATGGGAGGAGGAATATCTCCCTGCAGCACTGGAAGAAGGTCGAGCACTTATTGAACAGGCTGCGAAGCGCAAGGGGCTGTCTGTTTAGAAAAAAATTAAAGGAGCAGGAAGGTAAGCAGGCAAATCTTTTTCATAGTAGATTCTCCCTGTCAATTGTGGTAAAGAAAGTATATTATGTCTTGGTATGGGCGAGGATGAAGTTAAGCACGAAATCAAAATCTTCTTTTTCCGCATAAACCTGATTCTTGTTAAGCAGCTCATTGACCTTGATGAGATCACTGCCAGGGCAGGACTCCACGCTCCTGACATCGGCAAAGGCAGTGTACATACTGGTGCGGGCACCAGCCAGCATACCTGTACCTACTGCACCGGGGCGTCCAGCCATGGCTCCCACCAGCCTGGTCAAAATACTGATGGCTTCAACCTTCTTGATCTGGGACTCCATCTGGATGTGATGGACGCCCCTGTCATCCATTTCAAAGAGCACGCAGTACTTGCCGCCCATCATCAGGGCGTAAAGCAGGTATCCAATCAGGCACAGCAGGCCAAAGCCCAGGGCTAAGAGCAGGAATACACTTGTGATATCCATGAGCGTGTCCAGGGATAGATTATCGTCAATTATTTCCAGCATTACCATGAAAAGCCATATGCCCAGCAGGACAAAACCAAAAATCTTCCAAATCAGGAAGAGGATGGTAGGATTCTTGTATAGGTTCAGCTCGTAGACCCAACGGTAGACCCCGTCCGAATCAAAGGTAATGTTTTTTGTTACATTGTTCATACCACTATTCACTCCTCCGTGGCTTTTTTACGATGGTTTCTTTGTTTCATTTTTCAAGGACTTCGGCAGAGTGAGAGGATTATCCTGCTATTCATGGATTGATTTCTTGACAATGGAATGATGAAATGATACCATAAGAATAATTGGAATTGTTTGACAAGTATTGGCTTGTCATATCGAGAGGGGGGATTGCAATATGCTTTCAGTGAAAGATATTCTGAGGAAAACTGCTCTGGTTATGTCTGCGGCGATATTGATGACTTCTTCTGCAAGCGCCATGGAAATTATAGATAACCAGGAAGGAAATCTGCATGTTGTGGGATGTGAAGAGTGGATAAGTTTGCGTTCTGTGCCGTCAATGATGGAAGGAGAGGTGCTGGCACAGATTCCCCTGGGACAATTAGTGCGCCACATAGATGACTATGATAACCCGGAATTCGCGCATGTGAGCTATAAGGGGATTGAAGGATATGCTTTATGGATGTATCTTTCGCATCGTGCCACAATATATAAAGTTGCACGGTGTGAAGAATGGATCAGTCTAAGAGCTGCTCCTTCTACAGACAGCGATACAATAGCGCGCATACCGCTTGGAGCATATGTTATATTTGTCAAAAACTCGACCAACGATTTTTGGTACGTCAATTATAGGGGTAATTTAGGATATGTTCTCAATAAATATTTGGATTGACTAAATTGCCAATGAAACTGAGACCCATTATATCCTGAATCGGCTCCCGCTGAAGAAGCGGGGGCCTTTGTGGTTTAGTTATTAAACGAAATATCTATCAGAGGTCAGTTTCCCGCAAGCGATGAGTTTGTCAAATCAGCTGATAAATCAGCTTCCCTATTAGGATGGCAGTCACCCCGATAAAAAGTGGCTTTACATAGCCTACTCCCTTGGTTAGCGCCATGCGGGCGCCACAGTAGGCACCGAGAATCATAGCAGCACCCATGGGGAGGGCGTATGCATAGTCAATCTGCCCTAGAAAAGCGAAGAACAATGCTGCCGAGAGATTGCTGGCAAAATTCAGAGTGCGGGCGTTGCCTGTTGCTCGCAGGAAGTATTGAGCGGAATGGCCAGGTTGGCGGTCATAAGGCGTAGGAGGCAGGAGGTTAATAATTAACATCCCCATGGAGGTGTTTGCCTTGTTGGGAGAGAATAGATACGTTAATTTAGCATGATGAGGGGATGTCATTGACATAATGAGGCCAGTTTACAATTTCAAAGCGGCAGAAAAGTAGCATGAGTGAGGAGGAATAGTCATGAAAAGGTGTATGAGGATTGCATGGTTTACACTGATCCTGTTGCTTGCCATGGTGGCAACGGCACTGGCCAATTATCCCGGTACGCTGGATAGCGGGAATCTGGTGCTGGTGGATGGCGGCATGGGTGTGGGTTATTATGCAGACAGGTCATCGGTGCAGGTGGAGCAGTATGCGCCGCCAAGGTATCAGCTGTCTATCAATGTTGTGGGAGTGACGTTTTCTGATGAGTATTGGCGAAGCCACGAAACCTATATTGGTGGGCCATATACCATGGGAGATATAATCACGCTTAAGTTTCGCTACAATTGGGACAGGAAGGTCATTTCTTACCAACGGGGAGAGACCTGGCTGGATTGGGATGTCAACCGTGACTACTGCCATGCAGAAGGTGATCCCATGATTCCCTACGCTGCAGAGGTGGCCTTTGTAAGTGCATACAATATGAGATTCTTTGATGACCAGCTGGGGTACAGCCCGGTGCTGAAGAAGCCTCAGCGGGTCATTGACGAACAGCTGTATCTCAGATTGGGGATTTGAATTTAGGAGAGGAGGCAGCTCAGGCAACTGACAGTGTATTTGGATATGCTGCTTGCTCCCGCAGATGGAATGATGCATTGAGGTATGCATGAGAGGAACTGAGGCTTATGGAATTTAAGCAGGCAACGCTATATGGGGAGAAAAAGCCTCATATCTTGGTTATTGATGACGATGAGGTAATCCGGGGACTTATCAAGAATAATTTAAATGATCTTGCTCATGTGGATACGGTTATTTCCGGTGAAGATGGTTTGTCATACCTGAAGTCTGGTAGGGAGACAGCACTGATACTGCTGGATTACCTTATGCATGGAATGACAGGGTTGGAATTCCTGAAGCATATGAAGAGCATGACCGCTTTAGAAGATATTCCTGTTCTCATGCTTACAGGTGAAGAGGATGGCAGTCTGGAATTGCAGGCATTGGAGGCAGGGGCTGTTGATTTTATTCACAAGCCTGTAGCGGTTGCTGTGATGCGGCAGAGAGTACTGAATATCCTAAACTATACATACTTGCAGCATAGCCTTCAAGATGAAGTGGAGAGACAGACTAAGCTGGCAGATAAGCGCAAGGAAGAAGCGGAACAGCTTTTTGAAGAAATGATCATGGCTCTGGCGCAAGCCATTGATGCCAAGGATCACTATACCCATGGTCATTCCCAGAGGGTGGCAGAGTATTCAGCTCAACTGTCTTATTTGCTTGGGGACGACCCTAAACAGGTACGGCAAATCTATTACATGGGTCTGCTCCATGATATCGGGAAAATTGGCATCCCAGTGGAAATCATCAACAAGCCGGGAAATCTTACGGATGAGGAGTATGCAATCATCAAGTCTCATTCTGTAATTGGCGCGGAGGTGTTGAAGCCCATCAGGATAAGCCCGGAACTTATGATAGGGGCGCGGCATCATCATGAAAGGTTTGATGGCCATGGCTATCCAGATAAGCTGTCAGGTAACGACATCCCACGTGCGGCCAGGATTATTGCTGTTGTTGATGCTTATGATGCCATGACATCGAACCGCAGCTATAGAAAGGGGCTTACCACGGAAAAGGTGTACAATGAGATAGCCAGAAACAGCGGAAGCCAGTTTGACCCTGAGTTTGCGGGAATTATGTTAGAATATCTGAGAAAAGAGAAAGACAGTATCAAAGAATCAGTTCAGGAGGTTAATAATTAACATCCTGAATGGCAAATTGGGGGGGCTGCTCGGAGCAGTTCCCCTATTATATTATCAGCAAATTGGCTTGGGAAAATGTATATCTTTCCATGGTGTGGCTCCTTTTTCCCTTTGTTGATGATAAGATCATCAAGTACTTCATCTGGGAGATTATAGGCTGAGAAATCAATCCAGATGAGATAAGTTCCCTCTGGCTCTATAAGGCGGGCTTTTGGCAAGTTGTTGTTATGAGTTGCCTGTTTTCCGGGGTCAGGCTGCGGACTGTTCCCTCAAGTTCGGCTGTTTCCGGCAGTACATTCCAGGTATTGCCAGCCGTGATTCTGGTGATGCTGACAAGATTTGCAGCAAAGGGGTCAGAGTTGCGACTTACGATGATCTGCAAAGCACTGATGAAGTGAGCAGCCAGAGGGATGACATCTACTCCCCGGTCAGGGTGGGCTGCATGAGTGCCTGTGCCTTGGAAACGAAGGACGAATCTGTCTACTGCTGCCATTACAGGCCCGGAGCTCAATCCCAGGGTTCCTACTGGGAAAAGGGGAGAGGTGTGTATTCCGAAGATGGCTTGAACCTCATCAAGGATGCCTGTCTCCAGCACCTGCTGTGCTCCGCCGGGGGCTTCCTCAGCAGGCTGGAAAATGATACGTGCCTTGCCGGGAAGTGCTGATTCTTTTTCCTTCAGGAGCAAAGCTGCTCCCAGTACCGCAGCAGTGTGAAAGTCATGTCCGCAGGCGTGCATCCTGTCTTCAATCTTTGAAACATAAGGAAGGCCTGTTTCTTCTGTGATGGGCAGTGCATCTATGTCTGCTCTAAGAGCAACCAGTGGCCCGTCCTGACTGCCGATTTCAGCAGCTGCACCTGTAGGCAGGGGCAGTTCCAGGAGCTTGATTTTGTTACGGCTCAACAGCTCTTTAAGCTTGGTTGTTGTCTCATGTTCTTCATAGGAAAGCTCCGGGTGTGCGTGAAGCCAGGCAAAAACCTCTTCTATGTAACTTTTTGCGGTTGTTTCGTCCATGTGCTCACCTCGTTTTGTTAAGTGTTTCTTTGCTTGCAACTTTGGAAAAAAAGAATGTATGCCTATACATAAATTTATTAACCTAGTGTGTCAATAGGAAAATAAAGCTTGATAAGAAAGTTGGATTAACCGGGGCTTTTGCTTTCTCTGCAGATGATAGCTGAGGGAATTCTGCCTTCGACAAAACTTGAACAATGGCGTTATAATGGACGTATGAAATTCTAAGGGAGATAGGGATGTGAAGGTGGCAGATCTTTTGCCAAAGGGAGGCAGGGCATAAATGTCTATAGATTTGGTCAGAGAATTTTTTCGTTCTGAGGGAATGGAAGAGGCAATTTTGGAGTTTGATGAATCCAGTGCAACGGTAGAGTTGGCTGCACATGCGGTTGGGTGTGAACCTGCCCGCATTGCCAAGACGCTGTCCTTTGATTTGGCTGGGAAAACCATTGTGGTGGTGACGGCAGGAGATATGCGTATTGCCGGGAGCAAATTCAAAGCAGAATTTCACGGCAAGCCCAAGATGCTGCCAGCCGCTGAGGTGGAAGACCGTACAGGCCATGCGGTGGGAGGAGTATGTCCCTTTGCCTTGAAGGATGGGGTGACGGTGTATTTGGATGTCTCCATGAAGCGTTTTGGCACAGTATTTCCTGCCTGTGGCAGCAGCAACAGCGCAATTGAGCTATCGCCAGAGGAACTGGAGAGGCTATCCGGGGCTGCTGGCTGGGTGGATGTTTGCAAGTAAAGGATGAGGCAATATGATTTTTGAAGAGGAACTAAAGCGGGGCGTTATCTTTGCAGACAACGAATCCGAAGAATACGTATATATGCCAGCCAGTGAAATTGGCCTGGATAATCCCTTGCTCGTTTATGAAAATGAAGGAAAATGCAGTGATGTTGATATGCACGAGGCGCTGAGACTGATAGGTGTGCGGGCACTGAGGCCAGGGAGACATCCAAAGCTGGGGACGAGTTCGTGCTAAGGTGAAGAAGGAAGAGGCTTTTGTACCATGATTATTAGTGCAAGCCGCCGGACGGACATACCTGCAATCTATTTCGACTGGTTTTGCCGGAGGCTGAGAGAAGGCCATGTAGATGTAGTGAATCAGTTTAACCGCAAGCAGGTGAGCCGCATATCTCTGCGGCCTGAGGCAGTAGACTGCATTGTGTTCTGGACGAAGGATCCGTCACCTATGCTGGAGTGTCTGGATGAGCTGTATGGTTACTCTTACTATGTGCAGGTATCTATTACTCCTTACGACAGGGACATAGAAACAAATCTGCGTCCCAAAGATGACATAATCAGGACAGTGCAAGAGCTGTCAAAACAAATTGGCCCGGAGCGAGTGGTATGGCGGTATGATCCCATACTGTTGAATGACAGATATACCATCGATGGCCATTTGATGTGGTTCGAAAAGTCGCTTGAGGCATTGGCTCCCTATGTGAATAGATGTGTCATCAGTTTCATAGATATGTATGCCAAAGCAAAGAAGAATACAGTTGGGCTGAACCTACGGGAACTGGCTGAGACGGAAATGCGTGAGATTGCTTCGGGGCTGGCGCATGTAGCCAGGGGGAGCGGCGTAGGACTGCAGACCTGCGCAGAAGCTGTTGATTTGGAACCTTATGGAATCAGGCATGGAGCCTGCGTGGATGGAGATCTGATTGAACGCATTACGGGCAAGCCCATCAAGGCGGGCAAGGCTAAGAGCCAGCGGCCGCTATGCAATTGTGTGGAGAGTTTTGATATTGGGCAGTATGACACATGTATCCATGGTTGTAGGTACTGCTATGCCAATGCCAGTCCGGAGAAGGCACGATTGGGATTTGATGGACACGATCCCAAGGGCACTGTCATCACAGGCAGACTGCTGGGGGATGAGAAAATTACCGTTCATGAGTAAAGATATGGGGGATTGTTCGAAATCATTGACGGCAAGACCACGAAAACTAAGAATATATTATGAGTGTTTCGGTAGATGATGGAAGGGGGGGATTTCTCCATGTGGCAGCAGCAGGGAAGTGAAACGGGGATGAGCCTCGTTCCTTTGAAAATAGTGCTGGCGCTCCTGATTTTAGGGGTGGGAGTTTTGATGTACGGCTCCCATTGCCAATGGCGTCAGGCCGCAGAAAATGCCGCTATGGCGGGCGCAGAGCGGCTGGCGGCAGCAAAGTACGGCGATATGGTGGTCCACTTGGAACCGACACCGGAGTGGGGCGATGCTTTATCCGGCAGGATGGAAGCTGCTTTGGGAGAATCCGTGCATTTCCGGACGAACTTCCAGCGTGAGAAGAGGCAGCAACAGGCCAAAATTGCCGGGGAGGAAGTAGGAAAGTTCCATGCGTCCTCCGGGGAAAACATGGAACTTTCCTGGGAGGAAGTGCAGCAGGCAGAACGGGAAGCCTCCTTTTGCGCCGGGGAACTGTGCACTGGCATGCAGTCTGCATGGGCTGGCAGAAGGGCGTTCGTCACCCTCGGAGAAGAGGGGGAGAAGAGCCAGGCCGTGACCGATGAGATTGACTGCTATGCTTATGCCGTGAAGCTGGAGCGGGCACTCCCTTTGCCCGCATTTCTGGTCGAGAAGAGCTTGAAGCTGGAATACACCGCCCTTGCCACTGTTACGGTTCGTTATAACCTGTGGAAATAAAGAAGATGTGGAGTCAGAAAAAGTAGCTGTATCTGACTAAAAGCAGGGGGCATGTCTCCCTTGCACACCCGGCCACCCTGATGTTGCTGTATAATGAAACCTATGGCAGGTGAGGTTATGGAAAAAACGATATAACATAATCTGGATGGAGAAGATTATTGGGAGACACAACTGAGGAGAGAATTACATGGATTTTGATTACCATAGAATCATTGGCTGGTATTTGCTCATAGTCAATGTATTGGCTGTGCTGGTCTTTGGTTGGGATAAGCTATGTGCCAAGAATGATAGGTGGCGGGTGCCGGAGCTGCGACTTATGCTGCTGGCCTTGCTGGGAGGGAGTCTGGGAGCATTATTGGCTATGAAGGTGTTCCGGCATAAGACCATGCATTTCAAGTTCAAGTATGGCATACCACTGATATTGGTTTTGCAGGTTGCCGGAATCGCTTATCTGCATTGGCCCCAGTAAAATCATAAAGATTTGCATATATCTCTCAGAGTAGAGGGAGGGGGACTTCCATGAATAAGGTATTAGTTGTTGGCAGCCTGAATATGGACTTTGCCGTTTACATGGATAGAAGGCCACTGGCCGGGGAAACGGTTATGGCTCGTGGCATGAAGCTTGTGCCAGGGGGAAAGGGCGCAAATCAGGCTTATGCACTTGGGAAGCTTGGTGTCAGAACATCTATGATTGGCGCTGTTGGTACTGATAGCTCTGGTGAGCAGCTGTTGGAAAGTCTGGAAAGCGTTTCCGTGAATACAACAGGCATTCAAAAGATGGCAGAGGTGGAAACAGGCAAGGCTTTTATCGAAATCGAAAGCAGTGGGCAAAACAGCATCAGTGTGATTGCCGGGGCAAATGCTGCCGTTGATGAAGCTGTGGTACAGGGGCAGGAGAACCTGTTTGCCAAGGCTGATGCTGTGGTCATGCAGTTGGAAATTCCTGTGACTTCTGTTGTTGCTGCTGCAAAACTTGCCAGGAAACACGGCAAGATTGTGGTGTTTGACCCTGCTCCGGCAAGGTCTGACCTGCCTGATGAACTCTGGTCATTGGTGGACATCACCAAGCCAAATGAGACAGAATTGGCCCTGCTCACGGGGCTGCCAACTGGTACCGGGGATGAAATTGTGACGGCAGCCAAGTCCTTGTTGACCAAAGGCGCAAAGACTGTGTTGGTGACTCTGGGGGGCGATGGCACTCTGCTGGTAACGGCAGATAAAGTGGAGAAATTCCCCGCTTACAAGGTTAAGGCCGTAGATACCACTGCTGCTGGAGACTGCTTCCTGGCTGCCTTCGTAAGCCGATTCACTGGCTGCAATTTTGCCGAGGCCATAGATTTCGGTGCCAGAGCAGCTGCCATTGCTGTAACCAGGCAGGGGGCACAAACCTCGATTCCCATGATGGACGAGGTCGAGAAATTTACTTGATGTAAGCGGTTTTGAATGATCTGGCGTACCATAGACTCAATTTTTGGGGGATGACAGGAGAATTATACCGAGTTGTCATTTTTTCTTGCGAATGGCGGTATCCTCGAAGCAAAAGTAATCTGGCTGGTGGCGGGATTGCGTGTATTCGAACTGTACGCCATCGGCATTGTAGGTTTGCCCTGTAATCACGGCCAGGCAGTTGTACTCGCCCAAAGCTAGGAAGGCTTCGTCTTCCCGGGTGGCCCGCTCTACTGTCATGCGTCGTTTGCTAGTGACGATGGTCATGCCCAAAGTACCTTCAATGTACTCGTAGATGGAAGTTGCGGCGATGGCTTTGGTAAGGCCGGGAACAAGATCTTTGCGGAACAGATTGATATCCATAATCAAGGCCTTGCCGTCCAGGCAGCGCACCCGCCGGATATCGTACAGAGTACTGCCTATGGGGAAGCCGGTTTTGCGTGAGAGGCGCTCGTCCGCTTCGATTTCCTCAAAGCGCAGCACTACAGTGGAGGCCTTCATATGATTCCTGGCAGCGGATTCTTTAAAGGATTCGATGCCGCCGATGGTGAATTCGTTTTTGGCAATGGGCTGATAGATGACGCGGACCCCACGACCATGGAGGGACTGCACATAGCCAAGTTCTGCCAGTCCACCTATGGCGCGGCGGATGGTGTTACGGGAGCAGCTATAGAGTTCCGTCAGCTGATTCTCTGAGGGCAGCAGGCTTTG
This genomic interval from Selenomonas sp. AB3002 contains the following:
- a CDS encoding amidohydrolase, translated to MDETTAKSYIEEVFAWLHAHPELSYEEHETTTKLKELLSRNKIKLLELPLPTGAAAEIGSQDGPLVALRADIDALPITEETGLPYVSKIEDRMHACGHDFHTAAVLGAALLLKEKESALPGKARIIFQPAEEAPGGAQQVLETGILDEVQAIFGIHTSPLFPVGTLGLSSGPVMAAVDRFVLRFQGTGTHAAHPDRGVDVIPLAAHFISALQIIVSRNSDPFAANLVSITRITAGNTWNVLPETAELEGTVRSLTPENRQLITTTCQKPAL
- a CDS encoding TSUP family transporter yields the protein MGMLIINLLPPTPYDRQPGHSAQYFLRATGNARTLNFASNLSAALFFAFLGQIDYAYALPMGAAMILGAYCGARMALTKGVGYVKPLFIGVTAILIGKLIYQLI
- the rbsK gene encoding ribokinase codes for the protein MNKVLVVGSLNMDFAVYMDRRPLAGETVMARGMKLVPGGKGANQAYALGKLGVRTSMIGAVGTDSSGEQLLESLESVSVNTTGIQKMAEVETGKAFIEIESSGQNSISVIAGANAAVDEAVVQGQENLFAKADAVVMQLEIPVTSVVAAAKLARKHGKIVVFDPAPARSDLPDELWSLVDITKPNETELALLTGLPTGTGDEIVTAAKSLLTKGAKTVLVTLGGDGTLLVTADKVEKFPAYKVKAVDTTAAGDCFLAAFVSRFTGCNFAEAIDFGARAAAIAVTRQGAQTSIPMMDEVEKFT
- a CDS encoding YbaK/EbsC family protein, whose product is MSIDLVREFFRSEGMEEAILEFDESSATVELAAHAVGCEPARIAKTLSFDLAGKTIVVVTAGDMRIAGSKFKAEFHGKPKMLPAAEVEDRTGHAVGGVCPFALKDGVTVYLDVSMKRFGTVFPACGSSNSAIELSPEELERLSGAAGWVDVCK
- a CDS encoding SH3 domain-containing protein; its protein translation is MLSVKDILRKTALVMSAAILMTSSASAMEIIDNQEGNLHVVGCEEWISLRSVPSMMEGEVLAQIPLGQLVRHIDDYDNPEFAHVSYKGIEGYALWMYLSHRATIYKVARCEEWISLRAAPSTDSDTIARIPLGAYVIFVKNSTNDFWYVNYRGNLGYVLNKYLD
- a CDS encoding HD domain-containing phosphohydrolase, encoding MEFKQATLYGEKKPHILVIDDDEVIRGLIKNNLNDLAHVDTVISGEDGLSYLKSGRETALILLDYLMHGMTGLEFLKHMKSMTALEDIPVLMLTGEEDGSLELQALEAGAVDFIHKPVAVAVMRQRVLNILNYTYLQHSLQDEVERQTKLADKRKEEAEQLFEEMIMALAQAIDAKDHYTHGHSQRVAEYSAQLSYLLGDDPKQVRQIYYMGLLHDIGKIGIPVEIINKPGNLTDEEYAIIKSHSVIGAEVLKPIRISPELMIGARHHHERFDGHGYPDKLSGNDIPRAARIIAVVDAYDAMTSNRSYRKGLTTEKVYNEIARNSGSQFDPEFAGIMLEYLRKEKDSIKESVQEVNN
- a CDS encoding MazG nucleotide pyrophosphohydrolase domain-containing protein — translated: MSRDEVKRLQDIVRKLQSDEGCPWDKVQTHESIKAGCIEEACEVLAGINILAETGKAENLKEELGDLLLQVIFHANLAEKEGLFDLQDVARAVNEKMIRRHPHVFHEPIVDKDGQPVTDWTEIKRMEKAGREWEEEYLPAALEEGRALIEQAAKRKGLSV
- the treR gene encoding trehalose operon repressor, producing the protein MPKAKFESIFHDLKQRIEAGQYTFQSLLPSENQLTELYSCSRNTIRRAIGGLAELGYVQSLHGRGVRVIYQPIAKNEFTIGGIESFKESAARNHMKASTVVLRFEEIEADERLSRKTGFPIGSTLYDIRRVRCLDGKALIMDINLFRKDLVPGLTKAIAATSIYEYIEGTLGMTIVTSKRRMTVERATREDEAFLALGEYNCLAVITGQTYNADGVQFEYTQSRHQPDYFCFEDTAIRKKK
- a CDS encoding DUF1294 domain-containing protein, which codes for MDFDYHRIIGWYLLIVNVLAVLVFGWDKLCAKNDRWRVPELRLMLLALLGGSLGALLAMKVFRHKTMHFKFKYGIPLILVLQVAGIAYLHWPQ
- a CDS encoding DUF1848 domain-containing protein, translated to MIISASRRTDIPAIYFDWFCRRLREGHVDVVNQFNRKQVSRISLRPEAVDCIVFWTKDPSPMLECLDELYGYSYYVQVSITPYDRDIETNLRPKDDIIRTVQELSKQIGPERVVWRYDPILLNDRYTIDGHLMWFEKSLEALAPYVNRCVISFIDMYAKAKKNTVGLNLRELAETEMREIASGLAHVARGSGVGLQTCAEAVDLEPYGIRHGACVDGDLIERITGKPIKAGKAKSQRPLCNCVESFDIGQYDTCIHGCRYCYANASPEKARLGFDGHDPKGTVITGRLLGDEKITVHE